A region from the Candidatus Delongbacteria bacterium genome encodes:
- a CDS encoding transposase — translation MKLIRNQYYHIFNRTNNEELLFRSDENYIFFLKKYRYYMDEYFETIAYCLMPTHFHFLIRVKNDDIKYKTALAILLSSYTKALNKRFDRHGSLFQTRTKSILVPNDKYLLTLIAYIHQNPIRSKLVEKQEQWKYSSYQDYTGSRAGSLPNYKHILELFNLSKNDFHQFSQRLLDKSNLSL, via the coding sequence ATGAAACTTATAAGAAATCAATATTATCATATTTTTAATAGAACTAATAATGAAGAACTTTTGTTTCGTTCAGATGAAAACTATATTTTCTTTTTAAAAAAATATAGATACTACATGGATGAATATTTTGAAACTATAGCTTATTGTTTAATGCCAACTCATTTTCACTTCTTGATCAGAGTTAAAAATGACGATATAAAGTATAAAACAGCATTAGCAATATTATTGAGTTCATATACTAAAGCACTTAATAAAAGATTTGATCGTCATGGAAGTCTATTTCAAACAAGAACAAAATCGATACTTGTTCCAAATGACAAATACTTATTAACTTTGATTGCTTATATCCATCAAAATCCAATAAGATCAAAATTGGTAGAAAAACAGGAACAATGGAAGTACTCATCATACCAAGATTATACAGGATCTAGAGCTGGGAGCTTACCAAATTATAAACATATTTTAGAATTATTCAATCTATCTAAAAACGATTTTCATCAGTTTAGCCAAAGACTACTAGATAAGTCTAACTTGAGTTTGTAA
- a CDS encoding DUF3347 domain-containing protein codes for MKTVTLILMVAVITAFSAVQDKFTDLVDISIKINDTLAYDSINEVKANLKEMKKIIDENLAKDEKFHDSFVEIGKTLEITSNKSKISDLRKGMLDVSTAMIDIAKEIKPKGYYEIHCPMHPGSWLNNSKKVLNPYEGSRMRTCGYVKETY; via the coding sequence ATGAAAACAGTTACGCTAATTCTGATGGTTGCAGTGATTACTGCTTTTTCTGCTGTGCAGGATAAATTTACTGATCTTGTGGATATTTCTATTAAGATCAATGATACTCTTGCTTATGACAGTATCAATGAAGTGAAAGCGAATCTTAAAGAGATGAAAAAGATTATTGATGAAAATCTGGCTAAAGATGAGAAATTTCATGACAGTTTCGTGGAAATTGGTAAAACTTTGGAAATTACTTCCAATAAGAGTAAAATTTCTGATTTGAGAAAAGGAATGCTTGATGTTTCTACTGCGATGATTGATATAGCTAAAGAGATTAAGCCTAAGGGATATTATGAGATACATTGTCCGATGCATCCTGGATCATGGCTGAATAACTCGAAGAAGGTTTTGAATCCTTATGAAGGATCAAGAATGAGAACTTGTGGGTATGTGAAAGAGACGTATTAG
- a CDS encoding efflux RND transporter periplasmic adaptor subunit: MKINSLLLIFLSLFFISCGENEKHEHLAEVKKNYTCSMHPQIVTTESGLCPICAMDLVEMTGSETSDDFTITLTDSEVRRSGIETVIIKKQNAKEILSLNGKLEIPEENLVSINQYFPGRIIKLADLFTGKHVKAGDFLAEVYSPLLNNAKEELLISSKQEKMGNLYKTSVLKLKGYGLSDSDVKDILQNGYEINHTIRFSKSGFITKKFAKQNDNLPEGGKIVEIADLKTLRAEFEIYQQDLRKIKVGDKFKFETVDNPGTFLEGKVSLISPFATNNLVKFYAEIDNQNLDLTGNLLVRGEFAYEVENKLLVPVSSLLWTGDNSIVYKKTGENSFKATLVSKGSRYGDLYEILSGISEGDEIATKGSFIIDSKAQLNGKISMMNQGDSSISLSENDGRALKEIIKEMIELNKLLVESDFEKSVGYTEKMKFTANNDQPEFQEIRDILHTMRNSKDLEELRKMYKGLNNTIISLCVKSKILPEKYVVFCPMADNNTGGYWLSDKDEVVNPYFGDMMLNCGEVKGQMGSLKNY, translated from the coding sequence TTGAAGATAAATAGTCTACTGCTAATATTTCTTTCACTTTTCTTTATATCCTGTGGAGAAAATGAGAAGCACGAACATTTAGCCGAAGTTAAAAAGAATTATACTTGTTCAATGCATCCGCAGATTGTTACTACTGAATCAGGACTTTGTCCAATCTGTGCTATGGATCTTGTTGAGATGACAGGTAGTGAAACATCCGATGATTTCACAATTACTTTAACTGATAGCGAAGTTAGAAGATCTGGCATTGAAACAGTAATTATAAAGAAACAGAATGCCAAAGAGATACTTTCTTTAAATGGAAAACTTGAGATTCCAGAAGAAAATTTGGTTTCAATAAATCAATATTTTCCTGGTAGAATAATAAAGTTAGCCGATCTTTTTACAGGTAAACATGTTAAAGCTGGTGATTTTTTAGCTGAAGTCTATTCGCCATTACTAAATAATGCCAAAGAAGAATTACTTATCTCTTCTAAACAAGAAAAAATGGGAAATCTTTATAAAACGTCTGTTCTAAAACTTAAGGGTTATGGACTTTCTGATAGCGATGTAAAAGATATTTTACAAAATGGTTACGAGATAAATCACACAATCAGATTTTCAAAATCAGGGTTCATTACTAAAAAGTTTGCTAAACAGAATGATAATCTACCAGAAGGAGGAAAAATAGTAGAAATAGCAGATTTAAAAACACTTCGAGCTGAATTTGAAATTTATCAGCAGGATCTCAGGAAAATTAAAGTTGGAGATAAATTCAAATTTGAAACAGTTGATAATCCAGGTACTTTTCTTGAAGGAAAAGTCAGTCTGATTTCACCATTTGCAACCAATAATCTGGTGAAATTTTATGCGGAAATTGATAATCAAAATCTAGATTTAACAGGAAATTTGTTAGTACGTGGAGAGTTTGCTTATGAAGTAGAAAACAAATTACTTGTACCTGTAAGTTCATTATTATGGACAGGTGACAACTCAATTGTCTACAAAAAAACCGGAGAGAACAGTTTTAAAGCTACGCTAGTTTCTAAGGGAAGTAGATATGGAGATTTATACGAAATTTTAAGCGGTATCTCAGAAGGTGATGAAATTGCAACAAAGGGAAGTTTTATAATCGACTCTAAAGCACAATTGAATGGTAAAATATCTATGATGAATCAGGGTGATAGTTCAATTTCATTAAGTGAAAATGATGGCAGGGCACTAAAAGAGATTATCAAGGAAATGATAGAATTGAACAAACTACTTGTAGAATCTGATTTTGAAAAATCTGTAGGTTATACAGAAAAAATGAAGTTTACAGCTAATAACGATCAGCCTGAATTTCAAGAAATTAGAGATATTTTGCATACTATGAGAAATAGTAAAGACTTGGAAGAACTTAGGAAGATGTATAAAGGATTGAATAATACAATTATTTCTCTTTGTGTAAAATCTAAGATATTGCCTGAAAAGTATGTAGTCTTTTGTCCAATGGCGGATAACAATACTGGCGGATATTGGTTAAGTGATAAGGATGAAGTGGTTAATCCATATTTTGGTGATATGATGCTAAATTGCGGTGAAGTTAAAGGACAAATGGGTAGTTTAAAAAATTATTGA
- a CDS encoding TolC family protein, with protein sequence MKIVLLLLIPIFLFSKSLDDVIDIVQNINKAKNHLTHYKSEMENAEASGRLPDPVINGGYFINSVETKLGPQVYKAGINQKIPWIGKLSLEREQMIFQAKTVLSEYYMGINSETAKLITNIFELNYLDKIIVLRNEIAGLDSSILQYGSNLIVDDFTKMNGDFMLLNFTNQSEIIKLQNRVLNLNDELFVKYKVHPDSLSSVLDIIHSMEMPITSDLKSNPELMRNNTISKKLNIVKNRNKKDFYPDFGIGLDYTVVDDPEMNIKDGGRDIFLVTAQVTVPLDFPSREKKLQSTKLAIEKNDLEKESIFDELELSFLKESNNYRTSSDLINLLNSEIGVLKNISQRNQSDLTNGIRQKISSLMDERKIVEKEIMILSTELSINKSKIKMLELTGNFMPNGGYFEDK encoded by the coding sequence ATGAAAATAGTTTTATTACTTTTAATACCCATATTTCTTTTTTCAAAAAGCTTAGATGATGTAATAGATATTGTTCAGAATATCAATAAAGCAAAAAATCATTTAACTCATTATAAGTCAGAAATGGAAAATGCTGAGGCAAGTGGAAGATTACCTGATCCTGTAATAAATGGTGGTTATTTCATAAATAGTGTAGAAACAAAGCTAGGTCCACAAGTTTATAAGGCTGGAATCAATCAAAAAATACCTTGGATTGGTAAGTTATCTCTGGAGAGAGAACAAATGATATTTCAGGCTAAGACTGTTCTTTCTGAATATTATATGGGAATAAATAGTGAGACAGCAAAATTGATTACAAACATTTTTGAGCTGAATTATTTAGATAAAATTATTGTATTAAGAAATGAGATCGCAGGTCTGGATTCATCAATTTTACAATATGGTTCAAATTTAATTGTAGATGATTTTACTAAAATGAATGGCGACTTCATGTTACTAAACTTCACTAATCAATCTGAAATCATCAAACTACAAAACAGGGTACTGAATTTAAACGATGAATTATTTGTTAAATATAAGGTTCATCCAGATAGCTTAAGTTCTGTTTTGGATATAATTCATTCAATGGAAATGCCTATCACTTCTGATTTAAAATCAAATCCAGAGTTAATGAGAAATAATACTATTTCAAAAAAGCTAAATATTGTTAAAAACCGTAATAAAAAGGATTTTTATCCTGATTTTGGAATTGGACTTGATTATACGGTTGTTGATGATCCTGAAATGAATATAAAGGATGGCGGAAGAGATATTTTCCTAGTAACAGCACAAGTTACCGTTCCTTTGGATTTTCCATCAAGAGAGAAAAAATTACAATCTACAAAATTAGCTATTGAAAAGAATGATTTGGAAAAAGAATCAATTTTTGATGAACTTGAATTGAGTTTTTTAAAAGAGTCCAATAATTACCGAACTTCATCTGATTTAATAAATTTGTTAAATTCAGAGATTGGAGTTTTAAAGAATATATCCCAAAGGAATCAGTCTGATTTGACTAATGGAATTAGGCAGAAAATCAGTTCACTTATGGATGAAAGGAAAATAGTTGAAAAAGAAATTATGATTCTATCTACTGAACTTTCCATAAATAAGTCAAAAATAAAGATGCTTGAATTAACCGGAAATTTTATGCCGAACGGAGGATATTTTGAAGATAAATAG